GACAAGCGCATGCAAAAGGCGCGCAGGTTATCCTGATTCAGGAACTGTTTGCCGCACCGTATTTCTGTATCGATCAAAGCCCGGAGCACTATGCGCTGGCGCAGGAGCTGGAAACCAGCCCGCTGATTAAGCATTTTTCAGCACTGGCGGCGGAGCTGAACGTGGTGTTGCCGTTGAGCTTCTTTGAACGTGCCAATAACGCCTATTACAACTCGCTGGTGATGATTGACGCGGACGGCACTGTGCTGGACGTTTATCGCAAAACGCATATTCCGAACGGTCCGGCGTATCAGGAGAAGCAATTCTTCATTCCGGGCGATACCGGCTTTAAAGTCTGGCAGACGCGCTACGCGAAAATCGGCGTGGGCATTTGCTGGGATCAGTGGTTCCCAGAAACCGCCCGCAGTCTGGCGTTGCAGGGCGCAGAGCTGATTTTCTATCCGACCGCGATTGGTTCTGAACCGGCTTACCCGGACATCGACAGCCAGCCGCACTGGACTCGCGTTCAGCAAGGTCATGCCGCCGCGAATCTGGTACCGGTGATCGCTTC
The nucleotide sequence above comes from Pectobacterium brasiliense. Encoded proteins:
- the aguB gene encoding N-carbamoylputrescine amidase; its protein translation is MKKVTVAATQMACSWDLPKNIENAEKLVRQAHAKGAQVILIQELFAAPYFCIDQSPEHYALAQELETSPLIKHFSALAAELNVVLPLSFFERANNAYYNSLVMIDADGTVLDVYRKTHIPNGPAYQEKQFFIPGDTGFKVWQTRYAKIGVGICWDQWFPETARSLALQGAELIFYPTAIGSEPAYPDIDSQPHWTRVQQGHAAANLVPVIASNRIGTEASKYIDGLEMTFYGSSFIADQTGALLAQANKTDEAILVHEFDLEAIAAQRASWGLFRDRRPEMYGTIASSDGKTRR